The following proteins come from a genomic window of Nostoc sp. TCL26-01:
- a CDS encoding glycoside hydrolase family 57 protein: protein MAIGYVALVLHAHLPFVRHPESDYVLEEEWLYEAITETYIPLLKVFEGLKRDGIDFKITMSMTPPLVSMLRDPLLQERYDAHLAQLEELIELEAERNVQNGHIRYLAEHYATEFNEARQMWERYNGDLVTAFKQFQDSNNLEIITCGATHGYLPLMKMYPQAVWAQIQVACEHYEETFGRPARGIWLPECAYYEGVERMLADAGLRYFLTDGHGILYARPRPRFGTYAPIFTETGVAAFGRDHESSQQVWSSEVGYPGAAEYREFYKDLGWEAEYEYIKPYIMPNGQRKNTGIKYHKITGRGLGLSDKALYDPYWAREKAAEHAANFMYNRERQAEHLYGIMQRPPIIVSPYDAELFGHWWYEGPWFIDYLFRKSWYDQGTYAMTHLADYLKAEPTQQVCRPSQSSWGYKGFHEYWLNETNAWIYPHLHKAAERMIEISSLEPEDELGWRALNQAARELLLAQSSDWAFIMRTGTMVPYAVRRTRSHLMRFNKLYEDVKIGKIDSGWLEKVEVMDNIFPNINYRVYRPL, encoded by the coding sequence ATGGCCATCGGTTACGTCGCGCTTGTACTTCACGCACATCTACCCTTCGTTCGTCACCCAGAAAGTGATTATGTGCTGGAGGAGGAATGGCTCTATGAAGCTATTACAGAAACTTATATCCCCTTATTGAAAGTATTTGAAGGTTTAAAGCGAGACGGTATCGACTTTAAAATCACGATGAGTATGACACCGCCTTTGGTGTCGATGCTGCGCGATCCTTTACTCCAAGAACGCTATGACGCACACTTAGCGCAATTAGAAGAACTAATCGAACTAGAAGCCGAGCGCAATGTCCAGAATGGACACATTCGTTACCTTGCTGAACACTATGCTACTGAGTTTAACGAAGCGCGGCAAATGTGGGAGCGCTATAACGGTGATTTGGTGACAGCTTTTAAGCAGTTCCAAGACTCTAACAATTTAGAAATTATTACTTGCGGCGCTACCCACGGCTATTTGCCATTGATGAAAATGTATCCCCAAGCTGTGTGGGCGCAAATTCAGGTAGCTTGTGAACATTACGAGGAAACTTTTGGTCGTCCAGCTAGAGGAATTTGGTTGCCGGAATGCGCTTATTATGAAGGTGTGGAACGGATGCTGGCGGATGCTGGGTTACGTTACTTCCTCACTGATGGACATGGTATTCTTTACGCTCGTCCTCGTCCCAGGTTTGGGACTTATGCACCGATTTTTACCGAAACTGGTGTGGCTGCTTTTGGACGAGATCATGAATCTTCTCAGCAAGTTTGGTCTTCGGAAGTAGGATATCCAGGCGCAGCAGAATATCGGGAATTTTACAAAGATTTGGGTTGGGAAGCTGAGTATGAGTACATCAAGCCCTACATCATGCCCAATGGTCAGAGGAAAAATACTGGGATTAAGTATCATAAAATTACTGGGCGCGGTTTAGGACTATCGGATAAGGCACTGTACGATCCTTACTGGGCAAGGGAAAAGGCAGCAGAACACGCGGCCAATTTCATGTATAACCGCGAACGGCAGGCAGAACATCTCTACGGGATTATGCAGCGTCCGCCGATTATTGTTTCGCCATACGATGCGGAGTTATTTGGTCATTGGTGGTATGAGGGGCCTTGGTTTATTGATTACTTGTTCCGTAAGTCGTGGTATGATCAAGGCACTTACGCCATGACTCATTTGGCTGATTATTTAAAAGCAGAACCAACACAACAAGTTTGTCGTCCTTCCCAGTCGAGTTGGGGTTATAAGGGTTTCCATGAGTACTGGTTAAATGAGACAAACGCCTGGATTTATCCACATTTGCACAAAGCTGCGGAGCGGATGATTGAGATATCCAGTTTGGAACCAGAGGACGAGTTGGGATGGAGAGCGCTTAACCAAGCTGCACGAGAACTGTTGTTGGCTCAATCTTCTGACTGGGCGTTTATTATGCGGACGGGAACAATGGTTCCTTATGCTGTGAGAAGGACGCGATCGCATCTGATGCGTTTTAATAAGCTATATGA
- the rsgA gene encoding small ribosomal subunit biogenesis GTPase RsgA yields the protein MKILTTGQLWGTVLAVQANFYKVQIDQEAGEQGSRGAGEKVDFNSSLPLSPSAPQPFSLLCTRRTRLKKIGQQVMVGDRVLVEEPDWAGGRGAIAEVFPRQTQLDRPPIANANQILLVFAVADPPLEPYQLSRFLVKAESTALDVILCLNKSDLVSKKAQEEISDRLLAWGYQPVFISVKNHLNLDQVAKYLTDKITVVAGASGVGKSSLINALIPNINLRVGEVSGKLARGRHTTRHVELFELPNGGLLADTPGFNQPDLDCSPEELVHYFPETRERLAVASCRFNDCLHRDEPDCVVRGEWERYEHYLEFLTEAIVRQTQLNQQADPEANFKVKTKGKGQNQYEPKLESKKYRRTSRRTQVQGLQDLYQDSEE from the coding sequence ATGAAAATTTTGACCACTGGACAGTTATGGGGTACGGTGTTAGCCGTGCAGGCGAATTTTTACAAAGTACAGATTGATCAAGAGGCAGGGGAGCAGGGGAGCAGGGGAGCAGGGGAGAAAGTGGATTTCAATTCTTCCCTTCCCCTCAGCCCCTCAGCCCCTCAGCCCTTCAGCCTTTTATGTACTCGCAGAACTCGGTTGAAAAAAATCGGACAGCAGGTAATGGTGGGCGATCGCGTGCTTGTAGAGGAGCCAGATTGGGCTGGAGGACGGGGAGCGATCGCTGAGGTTTTTCCGCGACAAACTCAGTTGGACAGACCACCAATCGCCAATGCGAACCAAATCCTGTTGGTTTTTGCAGTGGCTGATCCACCATTAGAACCTTATCAACTCAGTCGGTTTTTAGTGAAGGCGGAATCTACTGCTTTAGATGTGATTTTGTGTTTAAATAAAAGTGATTTGGTGTCTAAGAAAGCACAAGAAGAAATTAGCGATCGCCTTTTGGCATGGGGTTATCAACCTGTATTTATCAGCGTCAAGAATCATCTCAATCTTGACCAAGTAGCCAAATATTTAACTGATAAAATTACTGTCGTGGCTGGTGCTTCCGGTGTGGGTAAATCTAGTTTAATTAATGCGCTGATTCCCAACATTAACCTGCGAGTGGGGGAAGTCTCTGGTAAATTAGCCCGTGGTCGTCATACCACCCGTCATGTAGAATTATTTGAATTACCCAATGGTGGTTTGCTGGCGGATACTCCCGGTTTTAACCAACCAGATTTGGATTGTTCACCAGAAGAATTAGTCCATTATTTTCCCGAAACCAGAGAACGTCTGGCCGTTGCTAGCTGTCGGTTTAATGATTGCTTACATCGAGATGAGCCTGATTGTGTGGTGCGAGGCGAATGGGAAAGATACGAACATTATCTAGAATTTTTAACAGAAGCGATCGTCAGACAAACTCAACTTAACCAACAAGCCGATCCTGAAGCTAATTTCAAAGTCAAAACCAAAGGCAAAGGTCAAAATCAATACGAACCCAAACTAGAAAGCAAAAAATATCGCCGCACTTCCCGACGCACTCAAGTCCAAGGCTTACAAGATTTGTATCAGGATAGTGAAGAATAA
- a CDS encoding sulfurtransferase TusA family protein, giving the protein MKLSSSVSTPDAQLDLRGTPCPINFVRTKLRLEKMSPGALLEVWLDPGEPIEQVPDSLTMAGYQVEQITDCTGYFSLLIRRPVTV; this is encoded by the coding sequence ATGAAGCTTTCTTCTTCTGTGTCAACACCTGATGCTCAACTCGATTTGCGCGGCACTCCTTGCCCGATTAATTTTGTGCGGACAAAATTACGTTTAGAAAAAATGTCCCCTGGCGCTTTGTTGGAAGTCTGGTTAGATCCCGGAGAACCAATCGAGCAAGTTCCTGATAGCCTGACAATGGCTGGTTATCAAGTAGAACAGATTACAGACTGCACAGGCTATTTTTCTCTATTGATCCGCCGTCCCGTAACTGTCTAA
- the dnaJ gene encoding molecular chaperone DnaJ, with the protein MARDYYEILGVARDADKEEIKQAYRRLARKYHPDVNKEPGAEERFKEINRAYEVLSEPETRARYDRFGPEGVSGAGVGFQDVGDMGGFADIFESIFSGFAGGMGGPTQQRRRGGPARGDDLRLDLKLDFREAVFGGEKEIRISHLETCETCSGSGAKPGTRPRTCSTCSGSGQVRRVTRTPFGSFTQVSTCPTCNGTGMVIEDKCDACDGKGTNQVTKKLKITIPAGVDNGTRLRISQEGDAGQRGGPPGDLYVYLFVNEDEEFHRDGINVLSEIKVSYLQAILGCRLEVNTVDGPVELIIPAGTQPNTVMKLENRGVPRLGNPVSRGDHLLTVLIDIPTKIIPEERELLEKLAKIKGDRTGKGGLEGFLGNLFK; encoded by the coding sequence ATGGCCCGCGACTATTATGAGATTCTAGGCGTTGCTCGTGACGCTGACAAAGAAGAAATCAAACAAGCCTACCGCCGTCTAGCCCGGAAGTATCACCCTGATGTGAACAAAGAACCGGGAGCCGAAGAGCGCTTCAAGGAAATCAACCGTGCTTATGAAGTGCTATCTGAGCCAGAAACTCGTGCGCGTTACGATCGCTTTGGCCCTGAAGGTGTTTCAGGTGCTGGTGTTGGCTTTCAAGATGTGGGCGATATGGGCGGTTTTGCCGATATCTTTGAAAGTATTTTCAGTGGGTTTGCTGGCGGTATGGGTGGCCCTACCCAGCAGAGAAGACGCGGCGGGCCAGCACGAGGCGATGATTTACGCCTCGACCTGAAGTTAGATTTTCGGGAAGCTGTGTTTGGTGGGGAAAAAGAAATTCGCATTTCCCATCTAGAAACCTGTGAAACCTGTAGCGGTTCGGGAGCAAAGCCAGGTACTCGGCCACGCACTTGTTCGACTTGTAGCGGTTCGGGTCAAGTACGTCGTGTTACTAGAACACCTTTCGGTAGTTTCACTCAAGTCTCAACTTGTCCTACCTGTAATGGTACAGGGATGGTGATTGAAGACAAATGTGATGCCTGTGATGGTAAGGGAACCAATCAAGTTACCAAAAAACTGAAAATTACCATTCCCGCAGGTGTAGACAATGGCACTCGTTTGCGTATATCCCAAGAAGGTGATGCTGGTCAAAGAGGTGGCCCCCCTGGAGATTTATACGTATACTTGTTTGTGAATGAGGATGAAGAATTCCATCGTGATGGGATTAATGTCCTCTCGGAAATTAAAGTTAGTTACCTGCAAGCCATCTTGGGTTGTCGCTTGGAGGTAAACACAGTAGACGGGCCTGTCGAGTTGATTATTCCTGCTGGTACTCAACCTAATACGGTGATGAAGCTGGAAAATCGCGGTGTCCCTCGCTTGGGTAATCCTGTTAGTCGTGGGGATCATCTGTTAACGGTGTTAATTGATATCCCGACTAAGATAATCCCAGAGGAGAGAGAATTGCTGGAGAAGCTGGCTAAAATTAAGGGAGACCGCACTGGTAAAGGCGGCTTGGAAGGTTTTTTAGGAAATCTGTTTAAGTAA
- the dnaK gene encoding molecular chaperone DnaK, translating into MGKVIGIDLGTTNSCVAVLEGGQPIVIASSEGGRTTPSIVGFGKGGDRLVGQLAKRQAVTNAENTIFSIKRFIGRRWEDTETERDRVPYSCVKGRDDTVDVQIRGRNYTPQEISAMILQKLKQDAENFLGETVTQAVITVPAYFTDAQRQATKDAGTIAGLEVLRIINEPTAAALAFGLEKQDQEQLILVFDLGGGTFDVSILQLGDGVFEVKATSGNNQLGGDDFDGCIVQWMIERFQQQEKIDLAQDKMALQRLREAAEKAKIELSSMASTSVNLPFITSDATGPKHLEMELSRSKFEELVGHLIEATIEPMIQAIKDADLKAQDIDKIILVGGSTRIPAVQNALIKFFNGKTPDRSVNPDEAVALGAAIQAGVLGGEVDNLLLLDVTPLSLGIETLGEVFTKIIERNTTIPTSKSQVFSTAVDGQTSVEIHVLQGERAMARDNKSLGKFLLAGIPPAPRGVPQIEVSFEIDVNGILKVGAQDKGTGREQSIRITNTGGLSTNEVERMRQEAEVFAEEDKKRKELVELKNQADNLLFSYESTLKDNGELIGEQMKVLANEKMLTLQGVMTNPGISLKEFQQCLDDFQQTLFAIGANVYQRAATPNNDEGEVISESSSLHLETENHVNGTLIPQFNFDFDEDSTAQADYEAID; encoded by the coding sequence ATGGGAAAAGTTATTGGGATCGACTTAGGCACTACAAATAGTTGTGTTGCAGTTTTGGAAGGTGGTCAACCGATAGTGATCGCTAGTTCCGAGGGGGGACGAACCACACCGAGTATTGTGGGATTTGGCAAAGGTGGCGATCGCTTGGTTGGTCAACTGGCAAAACGCCAAGCCGTAACCAATGCGGAGAACACGATTTTCAGTATCAAGCGATTCATCGGCCGCCGTTGGGAGGATACGGAAACAGAACGCGATCGTGTACCTTACAGCTGCGTCAAGGGTCGAGACGATACCGTTGATGTGCAGATTCGCGGACGCAACTACACCCCCCAAGAAATATCAGCGATGATCCTGCAAAAACTCAAGCAGGACGCGGAAAACTTTTTAGGTGAGACTGTAACACAGGCAGTAATTACCGTACCTGCTTATTTTACAGATGCTCAAAGACAAGCGACTAAAGACGCTGGTACAATTGCCGGACTAGAAGTTTTACGGATTATTAATGAACCCACTGCGGCTGCTCTAGCCTTTGGATTGGAAAAACAAGACCAAGAGCAGCTAATTTTAGTTTTTGACTTGGGCGGCGGCACTTTCGACGTATCAATACTACAGTTGGGAGATGGAGTTTTTGAAGTTAAAGCCACTAGCGGTAACAATCAACTAGGTGGTGACGACTTTGACGGTTGTATTGTCCAGTGGATGATTGAACGCTTTCAACAGCAAGAGAAAATCGACCTTGCCCAGGATAAAATGGCACTGCAACGTCTGCGGGAAGCAGCCGAAAAAGCCAAAATAGAACTCTCCAGTATGGCAAGTACCTCGGTGAACTTGCCATTTATTACATCTGATGCCACCGGGCCGAAACATCTGGAGATGGAACTGAGTCGGTCAAAATTTGAAGAATTAGTAGGGCATTTAATCGAAGCCACCATCGAACCGATGATTCAAGCCATCAAAGATGCGGACTTGAAAGCACAAGACATCGATAAGATTATTTTGGTAGGTGGTTCTACTCGCATTCCAGCAGTACAGAATGCGCTGATCAAATTTTTTAACGGGAAAACCCCTGATCGTTCGGTGAATCCTGATGAGGCTGTAGCTTTAGGTGCAGCAATTCAAGCCGGGGTATTGGGTGGGGAAGTTGATAATCTGTTGTTATTGGATGTCACACCTTTATCCTTGGGGATTGAAACTCTGGGCGAAGTCTTTACCAAAATCATCGAACGGAACACTACGATACCGACAAGTAAGTCGCAAGTGTTTTCCACCGCAGTTGATGGCCAAACCTCCGTGGAAATTCACGTCCTCCAAGGTGAACGGGCAATGGCACGAGATAATAAGAGTCTCGGCAAATTCCTGTTAGCTGGAATTCCCCCAGCCCCTCGTGGCGTACCACAAATCGAGGTTTCTTTTGAAATCGATGTCAATGGTATTCTCAAGGTTGGCGCTCAAGATAAAGGTACGGGTAGGGAACAGAGCATTCGTATTACTAATACTGGTGGTTTGAGTACCAACGAAGTAGAACGGATGCGGCAAGAAGCAGAAGTTTTTGCCGAAGAAGATAAGAAACGCAAAGAACTAGTTGAACTGAAAAACCAAGCCGATAATTTGTTATTCAGTTACGAATCCACCTTAAAGGATAATGGCGAATTGATTGGCGAACAAATGAAAGTGTTAGCCAATGAAAAAATGTTAACACTCCAGGGTGTTATGACTAATCCAGGCATTTCCCTCAAAGAATTTCAGCAATGTTTAGACGATTTCCAACAAACATTGTTTGCTATTGGGGCTAATGTTTATCAACGCGCTGCTACTCCCAACAACGATGAAGGCGAAGTAATTTCTGAGAGTAGTTCCTTACACTTAGAAACAGAAAACCATGTTAATGGAACCCTAATACCCCAATTTAATTTTGATTTTGATGAAGATAGTACAGCACAAGCTGATTATGAAGCGATAGATTAG
- the grpE gene encoding nucleotide exchange factor GrpE: MDENRQVNNTSQQLGESTEVKQAIMSDSQTQINTNESGNEVTEAVATPTNISGETTLTEDDGVAATQTVDTAALTQLSQQIDVLKAQLEERDLQYKRMAADFENYRRRTQKEKEEQDLQVKRNTILELLPVVDNFERARSHLKPQSDGEMTIHKSYQGVYKQLVDSLKRLGVSPMRPDGQEFDPNLHEAVMREPTDEHPEGTVLEELVRGYYLGDRVLRHSMVKVAAPKEDTPPAPENQSSPADS, from the coding sequence ATGGACGAAAATAGACAGGTAAACAATACAAGCCAGCAATTGGGTGAATCAACAGAGGTAAAGCAAGCAATTATGAGTGACTCCCAAACCCAAATCAACACTAACGAATCTGGTAACGAAGTTACTGAGGCAGTGGCAACCCCAACAAATATATCGGGAGAGACCACACTCACAGAAGATGATGGTGTTGCTGCGACACAAACAGTTGACACAGCCGCTTTGACACAATTGAGTCAACAAATCGATGTCCTCAAAGCGCAATTAGAAGAACGTGACCTGCAATACAAGCGGATGGCGGCAGATTTTGAAAATTATCGCCGACGCACCCAAAAGGAAAAAGAAGAACAGGATTTACAGGTGAAGCGCAACACAATTTTGGAACTCTTGCCTGTAGTTGATAACTTTGAGAGAGCGCGATCGCATCTTAAGCCACAAAGCGATGGCGAAATGACAATTCACAAAAGTTATCAAGGCGTTTATAAACAACTGGTAGATTCCCTCAAACGCTTGGGCGTATCTCCAATGCGTCCCGATGGACAAGAGTTTGATCCTAACCTCCATGAAGCAGTAATGCGGGAACCTACGGATGAACATCCAGAAGGAACAGTGTTAGAAGAGTTAGTGCGCGGATATTACTTGGGCGATCGCGTGCTACGTCATTCTATGGTCAAGGTGGCAGCTCCAAAGGAAGACACACCTCCTGCACCAGAAAATCAGTCGAGTCCAGCCGACAGTTAA
- a CDS encoding GspE/PulE family protein — MTNSSPQRRSTALTTRTEFSPFGNKLVQSGYVNTDQMRQALIESRKSGRPLTEVLESITGRQLSPEFLRQYKKQQLFELKILYGVEFLDPEVNDVGSTMVGNLIDTLIPVDICRRHRLVPLSKNDEQTPPCVLVAMVDPDNLEASDDLNRILRPQGLTLNRMVITQEDYQQLINHYLDELAVRQKHLEQEKFTDINQDLENLGNLDIQDAPDDMEADLGAAMKGAEDAPVINLVNRILAKALHEKVSDIHIEPQEENLRIRFRKDGVLREAFDPLPKRIIPAVTARFKIISNLDIAERRLPQDGRIRRMFEGRKVDFRVNTLPSRYGEKVVLRILDNSSTQLGLNKLITDPDTLAIVQDMVSKPFGLILVTGPTGSGKTTSLYSALAEKNSPGINISTVEDPIEYSLPGITQVQVIREKGLDFATALRAFLRQDPDVLLVGETRDKETAKTAIEAALTGHLVLTTLHTNDAPGAIARLGEMGIEPFMVSSSLIGVLAQRLVRRVCGDCRIAYTPTTEELARYGMTAAQEVAVTFYKANTVPAEAIAEAKAKNQLCPSCNGVGYKGRCGVYEVMRVTENLQTLINEEAPTERIKEVAVEEGMKTLLAYSLDLVRHGATTLEEVERVTFTDTGLEAELKAKRKSGLTCRTCHAQLQPEWLDCPYCMTSRFQD, encoded by the coding sequence ATGACTAACTCGTCACCACAACGACGTAGTACTGCTCTAACTACAAGAACAGAGTTTTCTCCCTTCGGGAATAAGCTAGTACAATCTGGCTACGTTAACACCGATCAGATGAGACAGGCGCTGATTGAGAGTCGCAAGTCTGGCAGACCCTTGACAGAAGTGCTGGAGTCAATCACCGGGCGACAACTCTCACCTGAGTTCCTCAGACAGTACAAGAAACAGCAATTATTTGAATTAAAGATACTATACGGCGTTGAATTCCTTGATCCGGAAGTCAATGATGTCGGTAGCACGATGGTGGGTAATCTCATTGATACCCTCATTCCGGTGGATATCTGTCGTCGTCATCGTTTAGTACCACTATCAAAAAATGACGAACAAACTCCGCCTTGTGTGTTAGTAGCGATGGTCGATCCGGACAACTTAGAAGCGTCCGATGACCTGAATCGCATCCTCCGCCCACAAGGTTTGACATTAAATCGCATGGTAATTACCCAGGAGGATTACCAACAGCTAATCAATCACTATTTGGATGAATTAGCTGTCAGGCAAAAGCACCTGGAACAAGAAAAATTTACCGATATTAATCAGGATTTAGAAAACCTCGGCAATCTGGATATTCAAGATGCGCCTGATGATATGGAGGCTGATTTAGGCGCAGCGATGAAGGGTGCGGAGGATGCACCAGTTATCAATCTTGTCAATAGAATTTTGGCTAAGGCTTTGCATGAGAAAGTTTCTGATATCCATATTGAACCGCAAGAAGAAAATTTGCGTATCCGCTTCCGCAAGGATGGGGTGTTGCGAGAAGCTTTTGATCCTCTACCAAAGAGAATCATTCCGGCGGTGACAGCCAGATTTAAAATTATCTCTAACTTAGATATTGCCGAGAGACGTTTACCCCAAGACGGACGGATTCGGCGGATGTTTGAGGGACGGAAAGTTGACTTCCGGGTGAACACATTACCTAGTCGCTACGGTGAAAAGGTGGTATTGCGGATTTTGGATAACTCTTCTACCCAATTGGGTTTGAATAAGTTAATCACCGATCCAGATACCTTGGCAATTGTTCAAGATATGGTGAGTAAGCCTTTTGGGTTGATTTTGGTAACAGGCCCTACTGGTTCTGGTAAAACAACTTCACTATATTCGGCACTGGCAGAGAAGAACTCACCGGGAATTAATATTAGTACTGTAGAAGACCCCATCGAGTACAGTTTGCCGGGGATTACTCAAGTACAGGTAATTCGAGAAAAGGGTTTGGATTTTGCGACAGCCTTACGGGCTTTCTTGCGGCAAGATCCAGATGTGCTGCTGGTGGGGGAAACACGAGATAAGGAAACAGCAAAAACAGCGATTGAAGCTGCTTTGACTGGTCACTTAGTATTAACTACTTTACATACTAATGATGCTCCAGGTGCGATCGCTCGTTTGGGTGAAATGGGAATTGAACCGTTCATGGTTTCTAGTTCCCTAATTGGTGTATTGGCACAACGTCTAGTCCGGCGTGTTTGTGGTGATTGTCGCATTGCTTATACTCCCACCACTGAAGAACTAGCGCGTTATGGGATGACAGCTGCTCAAGAGGTTGCCGTCACATTCTACAAGGCTAATACTGTACCAGCAGAAGCGATCGCTGAAGCTAAAGCCAAAAATCAGCTTTGCCCAAGTTGTAACGGTGTTGGCTACAAAGGACGTTGTGGTGTCTATGAAGTGATGCGGGTGACAGAAAATCTGCAAACTTTAATCAACGAAGAAGCACCAACCGAACGCATCAAAGAAGTTGCTGTAGAAGAAGGCATGAAAACCTTGCTGGCTTACAGCTTAGATTTAGTCCGTCATGGTGCTACCACCCTAGAAGAAGTAGAACGGGTAACTTTCACCGACACAGGACTAGAAGCCGAATTAAAAGCTAAACGCAAGAGTGGCCTTACCTGTCGGACTTGTCATGCCCAATTACAACCAGAATGGCTAGATTGTCCCTACTGTATGACATCCAGGTTTCAAGATTAG
- a CDS encoding type IV pilus twitching motility protein PilT: protein MEMMIEDLMEQMIEMGGSDLHLSAGLPPYFRISGKLTPIGEEKLTADQCQRLIFSMLNNTQRKTLEQTWELDCSYGVKGLARFRVNVYKERGAYAACLRALSSKIPNFEKLGLPDVVREMCDKPRGLILVTGPTGSGKTTTLAAMIDLINRTKAEHILTVEDPIEFVYEPIKSLVHQRQLNEDTKSFANALKAALREDPDIILVGEMRDLETISLAISAAETGHLVFGTLHTSSASQTVDRIIDVFPHERQTQVRVQLSNSLVAVFSQTLVPKKNPKPGEYGRIMAQEIMIVTPAISNLIREGKTSQIYSAIQTGGKLGMQTLEKVLADYYKAGTISFEAAMSKTSKPDEIQRLIGPATPSQNAKPGAVKAH, encoded by the coding sequence ATGGAAATGATGATTGAAGACTTGATGGAACAGATGATTGAAATGGGTGGCTCGGATTTGCACTTATCCGCAGGTTTACCGCCCTATTTCCGCATCAGTGGTAAACTCACACCCATCGGCGAAGAGAAACTGACCGCAGATCAGTGTCAAAGACTCATTTTTAGTATGCTCAATAATACCCAGCGTAAAACCCTAGAGCAGACATGGGAATTAGATTGTTCTTACGGTGTCAAGGGTTTGGCTCGCTTCCGGGTCAATGTTTATAAAGAACGTGGTGCTTATGCTGCTTGTTTAAGAGCGCTGAGTTCTAAAATTCCTAACTTTGAAAAATTAGGTCTACCAGATGTAGTCCGAGAAATGTGCGACAAACCTAGAGGATTAATTCTGGTAACAGGCCCCACAGGTTCCGGTAAAACCACGACTTTGGCGGCAATGATTGATTTAATTAATCGCACTAAAGCCGAGCATATCCTGACGGTAGAAGACCCCATTGAATTTGTCTATGAACCAATTAAAAGCTTAGTTCATCAACGCCAATTGAATGAAGATACCAAAAGTTTTGCTAATGCTTTAAAAGCAGCTTTACGGGAAGATCCAGATATTATTCTCGTGGGAGAAATGCGTGATTTAGAAACTATTTCTTTGGCAATTTCCGCAGCAGAAACCGGACACTTAGTCTTTGGTACACTACACACCAGTTCGGCTTCACAAACTGTTGACCGGATTATTGACGTTTTCCCCCACGAACGACAAACCCAAGTACGGGTACAGTTATCTAACTCTTTAGTAGCAGTATTTAGCCAAACCTTAGTGCCAAAGAAAAATCCCAAGCCAGGTGAATATGGTCGGATCATGGCACAAGAAATTATGATTGTTACCCCTGCTATTTCTAACTTGATTCGTGAAGGTAAAACATCACAAATTTATTCAGCAATTCAGACTGGTGGCAAGCTAGGAATGCAAACTTTAGAGAAAGTCTTAGCAGATTATTACAAAGCCGGAACCATCTCCTTTGAAGCAGCGATGTCGAAAACCTCAAAACCAGACGAAATCCAACGTCTCATTGGCCCTGCTACCCCATCACAAAATGCTAAACCCGGAGCAGTAAAAGCACACTAA